A stretch of Nitrospira sp. DNA encodes these proteins:
- a CDS encoding MFS transporter, with amino-acid sequence MIASRSFLLICTVGIFCFISYNMVRMPVLALFAESLGAGPERIGLIVSVSTLTGVLLKLPSGALSDIYGRRFLLRIGVVAFGLPPFLYPFITDLNTLTALRFVHGLATAIFAPSALATVAELYRERRGAALGTYTACTQSGALLGPFIGGYLVYAAGFNWSFITAGVFGCVAIVLFYSLHLDVATPRVQQKGMQPLLAEMWKGFVVVARNRKVLITSSTDGAKMIANGALMAFLPLYGVAAGLNPGEVGLLFTVQAATSFFSKPIMGRVSDRMGRQPLIVIGLLICAATFVLMPHVALFPVLLLLSAGFGFGEAVVSSSSSALVADSSEFKTLGAGMGMQGTIMDIGHASGPLLAGVLIERMSYSSAFAIIAGIQLLAAASFWITMRNK; translated from the coding sequence ATGATCGCGTCACGCAGCTTTCTCTTGATCTGCACCGTCGGAATCTTCTGCTTCATCAGCTACAACATGGTGCGGATGCCGGTGCTGGCTTTGTTTGCCGAATCGCTGGGGGCCGGCCCGGAGCGCATCGGCTTGATCGTATCGGTTTCGACCTTGACCGGTGTGTTGCTCAAGCTCCCGTCCGGGGCCCTGTCCGATATCTATGGCCGCCGCTTTCTCTTACGGATCGGCGTCGTGGCCTTCGGCCTGCCGCCGTTTTTGTATCCTTTCATCACGGATCTGAATACCCTCACTGCGTTGCGGTTCGTGCATGGATTGGCGACAGCAATTTTCGCCCCCAGCGCGCTGGCGACCGTGGCGGAACTCTATCGCGAGCGGCGCGGGGCCGCGCTCGGCACCTATACGGCCTGCACCCAGTCAGGGGCGCTGCTCGGTCCCTTCATCGGTGGGTATCTCGTCTATGCGGCAGGATTCAATTGGTCGTTTATCACGGCCGGCGTCTTCGGCTGCGTGGCGATCGTGCTGTTTTACAGTCTGCATCTGGATGTGGCGACGCCGCGAGTGCAACAGAAGGGGATGCAGCCGCTTCTGGCCGAGATGTGGAAGGGCTTCGTCGTGGTGGCCAGGAATCGCAAAGTGCTCATCACGAGCTCCACGGACGGCGCGAAGATGATTGCCAATGGCGCGTTGATGGCCTTTCTGCCGCTCTATGGTGTGGCGGCGGGGTTGAATCCCGGCGAGGTGGGGCTCTTGTTCACCGTCCAAGCGGCGACATCGTTCTTCTCAAAGCCAATTATGGGACGGGTGTCAGACCGAATGGGGCGGCAGCCGCTGATCGTGATCGGGCTGCTGATTTGCGCGGCCACGTTCGTCTTGATGCCGCATGTTGCGCTCTTTCCCGTCTTGCTCCTGCTGTCGGCTGGGTTTGGATTCGGTGAAGCCGTGGTCTCCTCGTCTTCGTCGGCGCTGGTGGCGGATAGCTCCGAGTTCAAGACGCTGGGGGCGGGGATGGGCATGCAGGGGACGATTATGGATATCGGCCACGCGAGCGGGCCACTGTTGGCCGGTGTGCTCATCGAGCGCATGAGCTATTCCAGCGCCTTTGCGATCATCGCGGGCATCCAATTGCTGGCGGCAGCGTCGTTCTGGATCACGATGAGGAATAAATAG
- a CDS encoding riboflavin synthase — MFTGIVEEMGAVISLEKTLAGTKMTILASLVMSDLKIGDSVSVSGVCLTAISKGENNFTVEVSPETLSVTTLGQFTAGAPVNLERAMKLNERIGGHLVAGHVDGVGTIRSRHQEGNAIFFTIEAQPEVLRYCVVKGSITVDGISLTINDVSAHGFSVAIIPHTAKVTTLGLKQVNDPVNLESDLIGKYVERLLQERSQLPKTTPIIDKDYLQKRGLI; from the coding sequence ATGTTCACCGGCATTGTGGAAGAAATGGGCGCGGTTATTTCACTGGAAAAGACGCTGGCCGGGACGAAGATGACCATTCTGGCGTCACTCGTCATGAGCGATCTCAAGATCGGCGACAGTGTGAGTGTGAGCGGGGTCTGTCTGACGGCGATCTCGAAGGGGGAAAACAATTTTACCGTCGAAGTCTCGCCGGAAACGCTCTCGGTCACGACGCTCGGCCAGTTCACCGCCGGGGCCCCGGTGAATCTCGAACGGGCGATGAAGCTCAACGAGCGCATCGGCGGCCATCTGGTGGCGGGGCACGTCGATGGTGTCGGCACGATTCGGAGCCGGCATCAGGAAGGGAACGCGATTTTCTTTACGATCGAAGCCCAACCGGAAGTGCTGCGCTACTGCGTGGTGAAAGGCTCCATCACCGTCGATGGCATCAGCCTGACGATCAACGACGTATCCGCTCACGGGTTCTCGGTCGCCATCATCCCCCATACCGCCAAAGTCACCACGCTCGGCCTCAAACAGGTCAACGATCCTGTCAATCTCGAATCCGACCTCATCGGCAAATACGTCGAACGCCTCCTCCAAGAACGCAGCCAGCTTCCGAAAACCACGCCGATCATCGATAAGGACTATCTGCAAAAGCGGGGATTGATCTGA
- a CDS encoding type II toxin-antitoxin system RelE/ParE family toxin, with the protein MIRSFRSKAAESLFADEDVPRFRAFERIARRKLLVLHRAKSLDDLRVPPGNRLEALSGNRKGQHSIRINDQWRICFVWDQGDACDVEIVDYH; encoded by the coding sequence ATGATACGGTCCTTCCGCTCAAAGGCGGCCGAGTCATTGTTTGCCGATGAAGACGTGCCGCGCTTTCGTGCGTTTGAGCGGATAGCCAGAAGGAAACTTTTAGTGTTGCACCGGGCGAAATCGCTCGATGATCTGCGTGTCCCGCCTGGAAATCGTTTGGAAGCGTTGAGCGGGAACCGAAAGGGGCAACACAGCATTCGAATCAACGACCAGTGGCGGATTTGTTTTGTGTGGGATCAGGGCGATGCCTGTGACGTTGAGATCGTGGATTATCATTGA
- a CDS encoding HigA family addiction module antitoxin, translating into MARKRVLEPIHPGEILFEDFMKPMEISINRLAREIHVSPGRISAIVNGKRAITADTALRLSRYLGTSSDLWMGLQSEFDLRVAKRAVGEEIERCIQQHVA; encoded by the coding sequence ATGGCGCGCAAACGGGTGCTTGAGCCGATTCATCCGGGAGAGATTTTGTTCGAAGATTTCATGAAGCCGATGGAGATCAGCATCAACCGGCTTGCCCGCGAGATCCACGTGTCGCCTGGGCGGATCAGCGCGATCGTCAACGGAAAGCGCGCTATCACGGCTGATACGGCGCTTCGGTTGAGCCGCTATTTGGGAACGTCGTCGGATCTCTGGATGGGGCTTCAAAGTGAGTTCGATCTGCGTGTGGCGAAGCGGGCCGTCGGGGAAGAAATCGAGCGGTGCATTCAGCAGCACGTGGCATGA